GAGCTGCTTCGCATCGCTGCGGCCACCGAACCCAAGCTCACCAAGCTCTTGCAGGGCGTCATCTCCCGACTTTAACTGCACAGGCGATATCAGATATCGATTTCGATATCTGATATCGCTCTTGCAGTTGACCTGAATGCGAGTCAACGGTATCCCTTATCGCACTGTTTGGCTGGAAGGCTCGACGGTGCATCTGATCGATCAGCGCCGTCTGCCGGCGCGGTTTGAGATTCTTGAGCTGCCCACAGTCCAGCAGACGGCGGAGGCGATTCGCACTATGACCGTGCGAGGCGCTGGGGCCATTGGCGTCGCGGCCGGTTTTGCGATGGCGCAGGCGGCACTCCTGGCTCCGGCATCCGGCGTGCGCGAAGCGCTCGAGCAGGCGGCGGCGATCATCCGCGCCACGCGGCCCACCGCGCAGAACCTGTTTTATGCGGTGCAGCGTATCGTCGACGGCACGCGGTCGGCCCATTCCGTCGACGAGATTCGACGGCGAGCCGTGGTGATAGCTCAACGCATGGCCGATGAAGACGCCGCCTCCGGCGAGCGCATTGGAATCGTGGGGGCTTCGCTCATCCGCGATGGGGCGTCCGTGATGACGCACTGCAACGCCGGGTGGCTGGCGTTTGCCGATTGGGGCACGGCCTTGGCACCCATCTATGTCGCCCATCGAGCCGGCAAACGCGTGTCGGTGATCGTGAATGAGACGCGGCCGCGCGGGCAGGGGGCGAAGCTCACCGCCTGGGAACTCGGGCAAGAAGGTGTTTCGCATACGCTGATTCCCGATACCGCTGCTGGCTACGCGATGGCGCAAAAACTTGTGGATCTCATCATCGTGGGCGCGGATCGCATCGCGGCCAACGGCGATGTGGCGAATAAAATTGGGACGTATGCGTTGGCCGTGTTAGCGCAGGCCCATCAGATTCCGTTCTACGTTGCGGCTCCGACCACCACGATCGATGCCGCATGTCCTGAAGGCTCGAAGATTCCTATTGAAGAACGATCCGCTGATGAGGTCGTCTGGACATCAGGTGTGACCGATGATGGCGCAGAAACCCGCGTGCGCACCGCCCCGGAGCACACCCCAGCGCGCAACTGGGCGTTCGACGTGACACCGGCAGCGCTGATTCGCGGCCTGATCACCGATCGGGGGATGATTCGCCCTGAGCCTCAGGCGATCGCTGAGGTGATGACCGCGGCGGCGACTCGATGACTCCTCTTGAGGCGCTCGTCGCCCGATCTCGACGCATTGGAGCGCAGGAGCGGTTGGGGCTCTTCGGCGGAGGCAACACCTCGATCAAATGCGCGCAGCCGGATCTCTTCGGCCGGCCGCAGGAGGTGCTGTGGGTCAAAGGCAGCGGCGCAGATTTGAACAATTGTTCCGCGCGGCATTTCGCTCCGCTGGCCCTCGCCCCGCTGCAGCGGATGGCTGCGCGCGCCGATATGAGCGATGAGGAGATGGTGCGCTTTCTTGAGCGCTGTCTGCTGGATCCGAAAGCGCCGCGCCCGTCGGTGGAAACGCTGCTCCACGCGTTTATTCCGCAGGCCTCGGTGGATCACACCCATGCCGATGCGATCCTCGCACTCGCCAATACCCGCCGCGGGCGGCACCTCACCCGACGGATTCTTGGTCCTGAGCTGTTATGGATCCCGTACATCCAGCCTGGCTTTCGGCTCTCGCGCTACGTCTGGGAGGCCTACCGCGATCAGCCACAAGCGCACGGGGCGGTGCTGGAGAAACACGGCCTCATCACCTGGGGCCCGGATGGGCGCACGAGCCTCAAGCGCACGATCGACGCGGTGTCCCGCGCCGAGCGCTTCATTCATGCCCGGCGGCGGAAACGATCATGGTCGTCCGTGGGATGCGCCGCACTCAGCCCGAACGAGCGCTCGGCCTGGTTGCGCCGGCGGTTGCCGGTGCTGCGGCGGGTGATCAGCCAGCACCGGCGCATGAGCCTGACCGTGTGGGATTCGCCGGACATCCTGGAGTTTGTGAACGCCCGGCGGATGCCGCGAGTCGCCCGCATCGGTCCGGCGACGCCGGATCACATGCTGCGCACCAAACGCTTGCCGCTGATTGCCCGCGCATCCGACGACATGGCACGGCGGCTTCATCAGTATGCCGACGCGCACCGACGCTATTTTCTCACGTATCGCCGCACAGGTCAGGCCATGCAAGACCCCTTCCCGCGCGTCATGCTCATTCCCGGCGTCGGCATGATCACGACAGGGAAGGATGCTGCCGAGACCGCGCGGGTGGCCATGATCTATCGGCACGCGATGGCCATCATGCGCGATGCCTCAACCGTCGGCGCCTATACGTCGGTGTCGGCGCGCGAGGCGTTCGGTGTAGAGTATTGGCCGCTGGAGTTGTATAAACTGACCCTCGCCCCGCCGGAGCCGGAATTCGCCCGGCAGATCGGCTTGATCACGGGAGCTGCCGGGGGCATCGGCCGCGCCATCGCGCACTGTCTGGCCAGCCGTGGGGCTTCGGTCATCGTGACCGATCTTCACGCCGCCGCCGTTGAGCAGCTCGCGGAGGCGATCAATCGGCGCGTGGGTCGTCGGTGTGCGCTCGGCTTAGGGATGGACGTGACCAGCGAACGCAGCGTGGACGCAGCGCTCGATCGCGTGCTCCGACAGTTCGGCGGCCTCGACTTTCTCGTGTCCAATGCCGGGATCGCGCACGTCGCGGCCGTGGATCGATTGGAGCTCTCGCAATGGGAACGCAGTCTGGCTGTCAATGCCACGGGCCATTTCTTGGTGTCGCGAGCCGTCGTGCGTTTGCTCAAGGCGCAGGGCCTGGGGGGTGCGCTCGTGTTTATTGCGTCAAAAAACGTCTTAGCCCCAGGCAAAGATTTCGGCGCCTATAGCGCGGCTAAAGCGGCGCAAACCCAGCTGGCCCGCATCCTGGCGATTGAAAACGGCGAACATCAGATTCGGGTGAATCTGGTGAACCCCGATGGCGTCTTCGAGGGCTCGGGCTTGTGGAACACGATCAAGGCCTCTCGGGCGAAGTCCTATGGCATCACGCCCAAGGCGCTCGAATCGTATTATCAGGGCCGCAATCTCTTACAGGCGCGCGTGCTGCCGGAAGACGTGGCCGAAGCCGTCGCGTTTTTCATCTCGGCGAAATCGGCGAAAACCACCGGCTGCATCCTCACCGTCGATGGCGGAGTACGCGAGGCATTTCCGCGATGACGGCGGTGCCAGGTCCAATCCACGCCGTCATCCTCGGTGCAGTTGAGGGCTTGACGGAATTTTTGCCGGTGTCTTCCACGGGGCACTTGATTCTCGTCTCCCGCGTGCTGCGGCTGCAGGGCGCCGCCGTAGACACGTTTGATGTCGTGATTCAAGCCGGGGCGTTGGTTGCCGTCGTGGGATTGTACCGCCGCCATGTCATGGCCATGGGGCGAGGTCTGCTTGGCCGAGATGCCGAAGGCCAGGCGCTGCTCATCAAGGTGCTGATCAGTTTTCTGCCGGCGGCGATGGCCGGAGCAGCGCTGCATCATGCGATCAAGGCGCACCTGTTTCATCCCGGGGCCGTCATCGCCGCGATGGCGCTCGGCGGGTTGCTCATGATCGCGGTGGATCGCTGGTGCCGCCCTCAGCGCATCGCGTCGCCGCGCACCATGATGTCCCTGACGAGGCATCAGGCGCTGATCATCGGCATCGCCCAGTGCGCGGCCCTGTGGCCTGGCACTTCGCGCTCGATGGCGACGATCCTGGCCGGTATAATGGTAGGGCTGCCGCTGGCTGCGGCCGCGGAGTACAGTTTTTTGCTCGCCCTGCCGACGTTGGGCGCCGCGACGCTGTTTGATGCCGTCAAGGGCGGTGCTACGCTGTGGCAGCAGATCGGCGGTCTCTCGATCCTCGTAGGATTTGTCAGCGCGGCGATCGTCGCTGCGGTTGCGGTTCGTGGCTTTGTCCAGTATGTCAGCCGCCACGGCCTCGCACTGTTTGGATGGTACCGCGTGTTTGTGGCCGCCGTGGTGTGGGTCTATGGACGATAGGAGAAAACCATCCATGAAAACATCAACCCCTCGGCAACGCGCGATCTCTGCGAGGGATCCTTTGGGCTTCAAACGATACATCCGGAACATTCCGGATTTTCCAAAACCCGGCATCTTATTTCGCGATATCACGACGCTGCTCCGCAACGGGCCGGCGTTCCACAAGGCGATTCATGCGCTGGCTCAGCGCCATCACGGAACCAAGCCGGATGCGGTGGTGGCGATTGAGTCGCGCGGCTTGATCGTAGGCTCGGCCCTCGCCTATGAGCTTGGAGTCGGCGTCATCCCCGTCAGAAAGAAGGGCAAGCTGCCCCATAAGACATTTCGCGCCAGCTACGAGCTGGAATACGGCACCGACACGCTGGAGATTCACCAGGATGGATTTTCGAGGGGCTCGCGCGTCCTCTTAGTGGATGACCTGCTGGCCACCGGCGGCACCATGGGGGCGACCATCGACCTCATTGAGCAATGCGGCGGAAACATTATCGAGCTCGCGTTCTTGATCGAGCTGACCGCGCTGGGCGGGCGCGAGCGCTTAGCACCCTATCCGGTGATTTCCTTGGTGCGGTATTAACACAGGAGGGACGCGCGATGGCGACACGACGGAAAACCGCAAAGCGGCCAGCCGCCCGGCGCAGCACGGCGCGCAAGCCGGCCGCGAAGCGCAAGTCGATGGGCAGCTGTTCCTGCTGCACGTGTTAACCAAAAGGCGATATCAGATATCGAGCATTCGCTCGATATCTGATATCGCTCTTGCTTGATGGCTGAAAAACTTGTCATTATCGGTTCCGGTCCGGCAGGCCACACGGCGGCGATCTACACCGCCCGCGCCGCCTTATCCCCGGTGATGTTTGAGGGCTTCTCGGCCGGCGGCATCCCCGGCGGCCAGCTCATGACCACGACCGAGGTCGAAAATTATCCAGGATTTCCCGACGGGGTTGATGGGCAGGAGCTCATGGCCCACATGCGCAAGCAGTCGCTGCGGTTTGGCACGCGCATCTTCACGGAAGACGCCACACGTGTTGATCTCTCCTCTCGGCCGTTTACCGTGGCCTCCTCCGCGCATGAGGTGAAGGCCGAATCGATCATCGTGGCGGCCGGGGCGACGGCAAAGCGGTTGAACCTGCCGGGTGAGGCGAGATTATGGAATCATGGCATGTCCGCCTGCGCGGTCTGCGACGGGGCGCTGCCGGTGTTCCGCAACAAGCCGCTCGTCGTGATCGGCGGCGGCGACTCGGCCTGCGAGGAATCGCACTTTTTGACGAAGTTCGCCTCGAGGGTGTACCTGGTGCATCGACGCGGCGAGTTGCGCGCCTCGAAGATCATGCAGGAACGGGTCTTGAAGGATCCGAAGATCGAGGTCATCTGGAACAGCGTGGTCGAGGATGTGCTGGGCAAGACCGCGGTCGAAGCGGTCCGGCTGCGCCACGCGCAAACGAATCAGACGCGCGAGCTGCCCTGCGGCGGCGTCTTTTACGCCATCGGCTTTACGCCGAATACGGCCATGCTTGCCGGCCAAGTCGAAACAGATAAGGACGGCTACATCATCACCAAACCGGGCTCAACGCAAACCTCGGTGCCCGGTGTCTTTGCCTGCGGCGATGTCCAAGATAAAAAATACCGCCAGGCGATTACCGCCGCCGGCTCCGGCTGCATGGCCGCCATCGACTGCGAACGCTTCCTCGCTGAATCGGATCAGGCAGTTTGAAGTGTTAGGAAAATCGTAAAAGTATCCATGGCTGAAGATCGTTCACAATTCCATGAGATCTGGGTGGAATCAGAAGACGGTCAAACAGGATTTCTCATGTATCTACGTTACGATCCGGGATCCAATGGCACAACCATGCCGCTGCTGGAGACTGACCAGAAGCCATCCCTGTAAAAAGACGACAACGGACATCTCGCTTATGAAGAGAGTCAAAAAAAGGAAACGAGGGCGGCCCATATTTTCCGATCCCAAGCTCAATAAGCGCGTGTTGGAATTGGAGCGTAATGCCCAAGATGGGGAGGATAAGAGTTGGGTGCACCAGCTGCAGTTGGCCTGGATACGGCATTATCAAGGTACAGGAAAGCGTTCCAAGCGAATCGCCGGCCGCCCCAAAGACCGCCAGTTTTTGCAACAGTATCGGTCGCTGCTGGATGCGTAAGACACGATTGGCGTGGTGGGGGAAATGGAGCCTCGTCGCGTGCGTGGCGGCCGGCGCGTGGATCGGATTGCGCGCCGCCGGATTCGATATCGGCACCTTCTCGCCGGAGCGGATTCGGACCTATATTCTTTCCTTCGGCATCTGGGCGCCGGCGATGTATCTGGCGGTCTACGGCCAGCCCCTGATTCCGCTGCCCGCCACGGTGGCGATGGGCCTGGCGGGTGCGGCGTTCGGCCATACGTGGGGAGCGTTCTACGCCATGGCCGGGGCGCTGCTGCGCGCCGTCAGCCAATTTTTTGTCGCCCGATGGCTGGGGCGCGACGCGGTCGAACATCTGCTGAGGGGGCATGTGGCCGCCGTCGATCAGCAACTCGGTGAGAACGGTTTCAAAGCGGTGTTCTTCATTCGCCTGATCCCCAATGTCCCGTTCGATTTCCAAAACTACGGCCTGGGATTTTCCAAAGTCCGCCCCATGCCGTATATGCTGGGCAGTGTTCTCGGCATCCTGCCGGGGTGCTTGGCGTATGTGTGGCTCGGGGAGTCGGTGATCAACCCGCGGCAGATCTGGAAATTGGCCCTCGTGCTGGTGGCGGTCACCAGCCTGTCGATGGCGGCCTCTGCGTGGCGGAAGCGGAAATCCGCCGCAGGAGCCGCGCCGTAGCCTCACGCGAGGGCTGATTGCATCGCTGGATAGAGTGTGGTAGGCTAGCGAACACCACAGGAGGACACCATGCATCGGAGCACGCGGTTGGGCGCTGGAGTGCTGGCGGCGTTGTTGATGGGCGGATGCTACGGCCCGTTTAATTTGACGCGGACCCTGTATCACTGGAACGGGAATCTTCAAGACAAGTGGGTGCGCGAGTTTGCCTTCATCGTGATGGTGTGGGCTCCGGTCTATGGGTTGGCGACGCTGGGCGACGCGGTAATTTTCAACTCGATCGAATTCTGGGGAGGGAAGAACCCTGTCGAGCCGCCGAAGGGAGCCAGCCTGCCCGCCACCAAGCACATTGTCCGCGGCGATGCCGAGGCCTGGTTGACGTACCGCAACACCGCGGAAGGCCGCGAGCTCCTCGTGGAGCAATTCCAGCGCGGCCGTCCGGCCGCAACACTCCGGGTGACTGAGCGCCATGGCATGACGGTTGGCGAGGATGCCGACGGCCACGTGCTCTTGACGGCCCAATCATTGGCTGATGGCCGGGTCGTCGTCAATAATGGGGAAGGGCAAACGGTGGCTTCCCATCCTGCGACCGAAGGGCCGCATCTCGCCTCCGTGCGCCGATAACGACGATATCAGATATCGAATTCGATATCTGATATCGCTCTGCGCATGTCGAGGATGAGTTACGCTCACACTGTGTCTTCAGACCTTCAAACCGCCACCGGCATTCCCAACGGCAAATTGGGCATGTGGCTGTTTCTCGCGTCTGAGGTGATGTTTTTCACCGGGCTCATCGCCGCGTACATCGTCCTGCGCATGAGCCATGCGCACTGGCCCGGGCCGGCAGGGCAGCTGAGTGTCGTCTGGGGGACGGTCAACACGCTCGTGCTGATTTGCAGCAGCACGACGGTAGTGCTGGCTCTCGCCGCGGCTCAGCGGGGTGCGATGGGCCCGCTGCGCCTGTGGCTGCTCGTGACGGTCGCCTTAGGCGCGGCGTTCCTGGGCATTAAGGGGCACGAGTACGCTGTCAAGTTCCACCACGGCATCGGGCCGTCGACGAACGTCTTCTGGTCGTGCTATTTTGCGCTGACCGGATTTCACGCGCTGCACGTGCTCGGGGGGATCGGGTTCAACCTGTATATCTTGGCCTTGACGCGCACGGAAGCGCTCTGGCAGGATGCGGGCCGCCGGCTGGAGTACGCCGGGCTCTACTGGCATTTCGTCGATATCGTCTGGATATTTCTGTTTCCACTGCTGTATCTGCTGTGAGCGATGCGCGATTCGCCTGAGTCCACCATCAGAACCTACTTGGCGATTTGGGGATGGTTGGCGGGATTGATGCTCATCGGGGTGCTCTTGTCTGAGCTGCGCATCCCGAAGCAAACGATTGTGCTGTTGGTGCTGCTGTTCTCGTCGATCAAGGCCACGCTGGTGGCCCTCTACTACATGCACCTCAAAATGGATCGGCGCCTGCTCACCCTCGTGCTGCTCGCTCCGCTGACGATTATCGCCCTTGCCCTCGGTGTTGTCTTCTCCAGCCGCCTCGTCCGCCTCTAAGAACGCAGAGCGATATCAGATATCGAATTCGATATCTGATATCGTCGTTAGATCGAGAGGCTTGGAACCGGAAGACGGATCTTGCGCAGCGCCTCGACAGGATCCATCGCCGGCAGCTTCGCCGGGTTGCCTTGCGGCAACCGGATCCGCTTGGCCAGTCCCAACCAGGACAGGAGACGGATCGTCGCGTACGTCATGTCGAACTCCCACCAGCGCAAGCCATGCGCGGCCGAATGCAGATACGCATGGTGGTTGTTATGCCAGCCCTCGCCGTACGACAGCAACGCGACCCACCAGTTGTTCGTGGAGCCCTCATTCGTGTCGAAGGTTTTGTAGCCCCACAGGTGCGAGGCGGAGTTCACCAGCCAGGTGGAATGCCAGACCACCGCGGTGCGGAGAAACACGCCCCAGATCACCCACGGCCATCCCCCCAGCGCTAGCAGGATGAGCCCGAGCAGCACCGTGTAGAGCACGTGGGTGCGTTCGATGAATTGGTGCACCCGATTGCGGGCCAGATCCGGCACATAGCGCTCATACTTGCTGGGATTGTCCAATACCTCATCGTATGGGAACAGCCACAGCATGTGCGCCCACCAGAACCCCTTATTCGGGCTGTGGGGGTCTTGCGGCCGGTCAGAAAACGCGTGGTGCACCCGGTGCGTCGCGACCCACTTCACCGGTCCCCCTTGAACCGACAAGGAGCCGATGACGGTGAGCGCATACTCGAGCCACCGCGGAACATGAAAGCTGCGGTGGGCCAGCAGCCGGTGGTAGCAGAGGGTGACGCCTAACCCGGTGAGCAGCTGGAGCCAGAAGAAGATCCAGAACCCTGTCCAGGTGAATGTCCAAGGTGCTAGCACCGCGCCCGCGTGGATCAGCACCACCCCGAACACAATCGACCACTTCATCTTCGCCATACGCTGTCCTCCTCAATCACATCCGACCGACGACTAATACCGCTCAATCTGCCGCAATAAACAATAGACAAGGCGATGGTGGATCAGGAGCATGGTCAGCCCCTGGCGCAGAGCGGCGAGGCAGTCCTCGGCCGAGACCGCGAGGGCCTCGGCGGATGCGTGCTCAGTGAAAAAGTTGAGAAAATAGGCGTCGATGGCTCGCTGCGGCCGCTGCGGCAGCGTCTTGACCGTGGTGTAGACCAGATCCTGGTGGTAGTCGTTGAGGAATTCGTAGGGCGCGCACCGCAGATAGCTATACGGTGTCAGATTGCGCTGGCGCGGATCCGCCGGCTGCTCCAATGTCCGGTAGGCCTCAAGGATCAACGGCCAAAAACGCTGCCGCAGCCACTGCGCGAGCGACGGGGCGACGGGGGTCTGGGCGAACTCCAGGACGCAGACGCGGAAGACGCTGTGCACGATCCGCGAGTAATCCTTGTCGGTGACCGCGCGATAATCGCCCCGGATACCGGCTTTGTGCTTCTGGTCCCGCGGCAGAAACCGGCACCCCTCAGTGGAGAGCAGATAGTCCCAGCAGGCGGTGCTCCAGGCGAACAGCGGCGCAAATTCCAGCACGAGTTCCTGGTAGTCCGGCCCCAGGGCCGCCTCGGGCTCCTGCTGCTGGCGCCGGAAAATGTGCGCCACCAGCGCTTCGACGTTGGCGAGCTTGCCGCGCTGCAGGGTCATGAGTTCGGGCTGCTCGAAGACCTGCGGCAGCGCGATGTCCAGGGCCGGCTCATCCTGGACATAGACCAGATTCCCGTCGGAGATTGGCTCA
The Candidatus Omnitrophota bacterium genome window above contains:
- a CDS encoding DUF3332 family protein, producing the protein MHRSTRLGAGVLAALLMGGCYGPFNLTRTLYHWNGNLQDKWVREFAFIVMVWAPVYGLATLGDAVIFNSIEFWGGKNPVEPPKGASLPATKHIVRGDAEAWLTYRNTAEGRELLVEQFQRGRPAATLRVTERHGMTVGEDADGHVLLTAQSLADGRVVVNNGEGQTVASHPATEGPHLASVRR
- the mtnA gene encoding S-methyl-5-thioribose-1-phosphate isomerase translates to MRVNGIPYRTVWLEGSTVHLIDQRRLPARFEILELPTVQQTAEAIRTMTVRGAGAIGVAAGFAMAQAALLAPASGVREALEQAAAIIRATRPTAQNLFYAVQRIVDGTRSAHSVDEIRRRAVVIAQRMADEDAASGERIGIVGASLIRDGASVMTHCNAGWLAFADWGTALAPIYVAHRAGKRVSVIVNETRPRGQGAKLTAWELGQEGVSHTLIPDTAAGYAMAQKLVDLIIVGADRIAANGDVANKIGTYALAVLAQAHQIPFYVAAPTTTIDAACPEGSKIPIEERSADEVVWTSGVTDDGAETRVRTAPEHTPARNWAFDVTPAALIRGLITDRGMIRPEPQAIAEVMTAAATR
- a CDS encoding cytochrome c oxidase subunit 3; translation: MSYAHTVSSDLQTATGIPNGKLGMWLFLASEVMFFTGLIAAYIVLRMSHAHWPGPAGQLSVVWGTVNTLVLICSSTTVVLALAAAQRGAMGPLRLWLLVTVALGAAFLGIKGHEYAVKFHHGIGPSTNVFWSCYFALTGFHALHVLGGIGFNLYILALTRTEALWQDAGRRLEYAGLYWHFVDIVWIFLFPLLYLL
- a CDS encoding TVP38/TMEM64 family protein; this encodes MRKTRLAWWGKWSLVACVAAGAWIGLRAAGFDIGTFSPERIRTYILSFGIWAPAMYLAVYGQPLIPLPATVAMGLAGAAFGHTWGAFYAMAGALLRAVSQFFVARWLGRDAVEHLLRGHVAAVDQQLGENGFKAVFFIRLIPNVPFDFQNYGLGFSKVRPMPYMLGSVLGILPGCLAYVWLGESVINPRQIWKLALVLVAVTSLSMAASAWRKRKSAAGAAP
- a CDS encoding cytochrome C oxidase subunit IV family protein — encoded protein: MRDSPESTIRTYLAIWGWLAGLMLIGVLLSELRIPKQTIVLLVLLFSSIKATLVALYYMHLKMDRRLLTLVLLAPLTIIALALGVVFSSRLVRL
- a CDS encoding fatty acid desaturase; translated protein: MVLIHAGAVLAPWTFTWTGFWIFFWLQLLTGLGVTLCYHRLLAHRSFHVPRWLEYALTVIGSLSVQGGPVKWVATHRVHHAFSDRPQDPHSPNKGFWWAHMLWLFPYDEVLDNPSKYERYVPDLARNRVHQFIERTHVLYTVLLGLILLALGGWPWVIWGVFLRTAVVWHSTWLVNSASHLWGYKTFDTNEGSTNNWWVALLSYGEGWHNNHHAYLHSAAHGLRWWEFDMTYATIRLLSWLGLAKRIRLPQGNPAKLPAMDPVEALRKIRLPVPSLSI
- a CDS encoding adenine phosphoribosyltransferase, translated to MKTSTPRQRAISARDPLGFKRYIRNIPDFPKPGILFRDITTLLRNGPAFHKAIHALAQRHHGTKPDAVVAIESRGLIVGSALAYELGVGVIPVRKKGKLPHKTFRASYELEYGTDTLEIHQDGFSRGSRVLLVDDLLATGGTMGATIDLIEQCGGNIIELAFLIELTALGGRERLAPYPVISLVRY
- the rhaD gene encoding bifunctional rhamnulose-1-phosphate aldolase/short-chain dehydrogenase, which translates into the protein MTPLEALVARSRRIGAQERLGLFGGGNTSIKCAQPDLFGRPQEVLWVKGSGADLNNCSARHFAPLALAPLQRMAARADMSDEEMVRFLERCLLDPKAPRPSVETLLHAFIPQASVDHTHADAILALANTRRGRHLTRRILGPELLWIPYIQPGFRLSRYVWEAYRDQPQAHGAVLEKHGLITWGPDGRTSLKRTIDAVSRAERFIHARRRKRSWSSVGCAALSPNERSAWLRRRLPVLRRVISQHRRMSLTVWDSPDILEFVNARRMPRVARIGPATPDHMLRTKRLPLIARASDDMARRLHQYADAHRRYFLTYRRTGQAMQDPFPRVMLIPGVGMITTGKDAAETARVAMIYRHAMAIMRDASTVGAYTSVSAREAFGVEYWPLELYKLTLAPPEPEFARQIGLITGAAGGIGRAIAHCLASRGASVIVTDLHAAAVEQLAEAINRRVGRRCALGLGMDVTSERSVDAALDRVLRQFGGLDFLVSNAGIAHVAAVDRLELSQWERSLAVNATGHFLVSRAVVRLLKAQGLGGALVFIASKNVLAPGKDFGAYSAAKAAQTQLARILAIENGEHQIRVNLVNPDGVFEGSGLWNTIKASRAKSYGITPKALESYYQGRNLLQARVLPEDVAEAVAFFISAKSAKTTGCILTVDGGVREAFPR
- the trxB gene encoding thioredoxin-disulfide reductase, whose product is MAEKLVIIGSGPAGHTAAIYTARAALSPVMFEGFSAGGIPGGQLMTTTEVENYPGFPDGVDGQELMAHMRKQSLRFGTRIFTEDATRVDLSSRPFTVASSAHEVKAESIIVAAGATAKRLNLPGEARLWNHGMSACAVCDGALPVFRNKPLVVIGGGDSACEESHFLTKFASRVYLVHRRGELRASKIMQERVLKDPKIEVIWNSVVEDVLGKTAVEAVRLRHAQTNQTRELPCGGVFYAIGFTPNTAMLAGQVETDKDGYIITKPGSTQTSVPGVFACGDVQDKKYRQAITAAGSGCMAAIDCERFLAESDQAV
- a CDS encoding undecaprenyl-diphosphate phosphatase, translating into MTAVPGPIHAVILGAVEGLTEFLPVSSTGHLILVSRVLRLQGAAVDTFDVVIQAGALVAVVGLYRRHVMAMGRGLLGRDAEGQALLIKVLISFLPAAMAGAALHHAIKAHLFHPGAVIAAMALGGLLMIAVDRWCRPQRIASPRTMMSLTRHQALIIGIAQCAALWPGTSRSMATILAGIMVGLPLAAAAEYSFLLALPTLGAATLFDAVKGGATLWQQIGGLSILVGFVSAAIVAAVAVRGFVQYVSRHGLALFGWYRVFVAAVVWVYGR